TGACAGCAGCATCAAAAACAACGTGAGTGTGCCTGATTATTATGCCTGAAAAGCATATTAGCACTATTCACATTCGAGCAGAAGTTCATCAAGATGGAAATGTTAATTCAGTCTGTGTTTCAACTaacaaagtgaaaatgaaaaaagagaatATTGAGATGATAGATGTTCTTTTCACAGATTCAGGTTTAAAAAGTGTTTGTTATAAATCagtgattgaatgaatgaataagtgaatgagtgagtgagtgagtgagtgaatgaatgaatgaatgaatgaacatatatatttcaatatttaGTTTGTTGTTTGATAATAAGAGGCCTGATTTAAAACGTATTTGCTGTAACTGACTCTCCTTCAGGCTGGTCAGACTGCTGTTGATAAAGCCAGGGACCTGAACCACAGAGAGATGGCTGTAATGCTGTCCAAAGCAGACCAGGTGGGTGGGGGATCACCCCTGTCAGTACAGAGTACATAGTCATTAACCACAACATCCGTATAATAATACTGTTTATTTTTAGATGTTTGTGTTGGTATGCAGTGTTTAAGTGCAGCCTTTCCATACTCTGTACACGGCAAAGACAAATGAAGAAGCAAACGGAAAACTGGACCAAAATCTAGTCTGACTTCAGacttgctgtctgtgtctgtgtctgtgtctgtgtctgtgtctgtgtctgtgtctgtgtctgtgtctgtgtctgtgtctgtgcctgtcagGGTCATTGCTTTGCTCGAGCAAGGACAGTGAGGAAGAGGCGAGACCAGCTGAAGGCGGCTCGGCGAGCTCAGTCGGTCCCCCGGGACGATGTCCCTGCAGGCAAGGTAAAGTCTGGGCAAAACATCAGCTCtggcataaacaaacactcaaGCACAGTAGTCTTTTTcagatgttacacacacacacacacacacacacacacacacacacacacacacacacacacacacacacacacacacacacacacacacacacacagacaagtatAACTCATCCCTGTGGGCGTGCTCAAGGCTGGGGAGCGTTCAAACGACAGGGGAGACAGAGCCACATTTTCCAGACTATGAACTCTAATTCAGCTGGACCTTTTGAACGTTCCTTTCCAAGCCTTTCCTTCACCTTAGCTAGAGATGGCTGCCATGATCAATTATTAATGCACCCTGATGCCACCACTAGTTAATAATGTAGGTGTAGAAAGAACCCCTCCTTGCGGCTCAACTTTTGATACCTTTCCAGTCATTGTAAAAGCAGTATGGTGTCTTGGTCATGGTGGGGCATGACAATGACTTCTGTGAAAAGTGGAAGAATCTTGTGACTTCctcagtgtgagtgagtttccTGTGTAGCTCGTGCCGTTGCAGGAGAGCATGTCTGTGGCCGAGGACACGCACAGCAGTGACCAGGCTCTGAACAAGCGCATCGAGCTGGTCAGCAAAGCCATGTCTAGCCCACGCAACCGGAGGAAGTTACGCAAACTCAAGGACAGGGTACGAGGGGTGCAAATACACATGTCTACACCTAGAAGAGTGCTTAGGGGTGAACTGACAGACTTTACAAAATGATTAAGCCATGCTTATGATGTGCAATATTGCAATGCAACTCCTTCATCATGATCTCTTTTGATGTGCAGAAACAGGAAATGTATTTATACACCTATACAAGCAATGCTATTGCTTATAGAGTGTGTATCTTTACATTACTTTAATCAGCATTTTTACCTGTAGCATCTTGTGTACCTGTAGCTACTGTATGTATCGTATATCTGGTAATGGCTCCATTAACTTGGGCCTTCCTGCTACCTTAGACACGTTCAGCCCGTAACACCAGTCAGTTACGCCCACTATCAGTTATAGCTACAACCGCAAGCTCACCCCGAAACACCATCTGCGGGTGAATTGCAATTAGCTAGCCATGTGTAGACCACAGCACGCATTTCTAAAGAGATCAAGAATTTTAGTCCTGCTGGGTAAAAGTGCCTGTTTAAAAGTGCCTGTTTAATGCCATCATTATGTGCACGTTTAGTTCCTTCTGCACTCATGGTATTGTTGGTGGCGTCTCAGGCGGACTCCCACATGAGGAAGGAGGACCACAGGAGGAGAGCACGCAGCGCCAGCCCACTGGGCGAGGACGACATGACCCTCCCCAACGGCAACGCCTACCAGCTCTACACTCTCTACCGTGACAAAGATGGCAAAGTCAAACAGGTCAGAATGAGGTGTTTGTGATTGCTGTTGATGAATGGTGGTACTAACGAGGAAGGATATTGTGATCTTGGTGTACAGACTGACTCCAAAAGCCTATATGAAACTTAACACACGTTACACTACATAGCCCGTATTACATGAAACTATAATTTGAAGCTCAGTATCAAATATTGTGTATCATAAACTAACAACACACTTAGGTATTACTGTACATAAAATTAGTGTTATACGTAGGATTATGCCTAAATGCAGAGTAAAGGGCTTTTACCTATTAATAAATGTTGTCTCAAATCATTCTGAGAGTAATGTGTATGACTTGGTAGGCTATATCATAGACGGCTGAACAAAGTTTTTTTCTCCAGGTGTTCATTTCCAGTAGTGCTTGATCTCCTATGGTGGATAGTTATTTATCTTATCTTCTCAGGCCCTGGCAACCGACTGCCACTGTAAGCCCTTCATCAAGAAACTGGAGAACCAGCTTAAGGCCACCAAGATGGAGATCAGGTCCCAGATCTATAACATCCACGAAGAGATGAATAGCAAGCTGGGTCGCATGGATCGTCAGAGCAAACAGCAGGTGTGTCACGCAGTCACCCCttacttaaaggtgcagtctgcaattctggcAAAAAAAGGCTATTGACATTTgggctcaacagccaatcatttacacccttcccttccatgctcctttAAATCAGAATGATAAATCAGAAGTTACCTGTTTCTCTTACATTTATTCTTTGCTGTATGTAGTTGTTAGTGAGGAATACACTGTTCAGCAGTAAACAGCCACAATGATAGACTAGAGATTGAGGTATTACACTCAAATGTTTGAATTAGCATTTTTGTAATAATAGATACATCGAATTAAAGTGTAACTGAGAACTTCCCAACCGACACAAATTAACGGACAGACACGAACATCATAGCGTTGGTGGTGAGAACCTTTGCTTGGACAGAAGGAAGGAGTGATCAGGAAAATAGGTACAGCCGCAGATAGATTATACTAGCCTCCGCTAAAatattatttatgaatatccctGAAGGCCTGCCACTGGCATTACCTTACATGATCACATTATTTCCAAATATTAGACAGCGGTGTTACAAAGATGTCCTCTTGGGGTGAGCATTTGGATTTGTAGGGTCGGCAACTGAATTTAGTATTCACAGTAGTTAATTGTAACTGTAATATTCCAATTTGAAAACAGTGAGGGGGTTCTGAGGGTATCATCCCCGACGGAAATAAAACAGTTGTAGCATTTAacacttttcaagcattttgagatgaaaagccccccccccccccccagtgcccGCCCATGGCACCAGGGCTTCTCTCCAGTGGTAGATTACGATGCAAGAGATCAGGCTGAGCCATATCTCTTCCGGAGTCAACAGTTATCTGCGTTGGAGGAGGAAATCGTTAACAGCGCTGCCTTTTTTAATCAAAAGCACTTGTTTAAAATTCCTCCTGGGAGGAGATCAAAGTGAAGGCTTTAGAGAGTGagataactctgtgtgtgtgtgtgtgtgtgtattcctcatGGGTCAGATCAAAGTGCTTCAGAAGATAGCACAGGAGCGTGTGTCTGCGGAGGGGATGGAGTGCCTGTACCGCATCAACCAGAGGTCCACCATAGAGAGGCTgaacgaggagaggagacaggtaCTGCTACAACCAGCTACAACACAACTCTCTaccttgatcacacacacacacacacacacacacacacacacacacacacacacacacacacacacacacacacacacacacacacacacacacacacacacacacacacacacacacacacacacagaacctgaAACATGTATTATAATCTGCCTTCATAAGGATAGAGAAACCAAGCATCGTAATGGGTTTCATTTGTactaattctagaatgttccatTGCCTCCACTGATGATTAGCTGTGTTAGCTTATGTTAAAACATCATATTGTttgcaaaacagacaaaaagttAAATATTGACCTGACACGTTTGCGTTTGAAAGTTTTGTCTGTTTGGTTGTACGTAACTCAGAAACTGGCTCAAGTGATTTGGAAATCTCTGTAAGCCACAATAACTAACCTTGCTGTGGCTTGCATGTTAAGCAGGCCAGGAAAGCGAGCGAGCTGAAGAACTGGTGCATGTCCAAGATCCAGGACATGGAGGTGCGCCTTCCTGGGGACCCGCAGTatttcaaactcctcccctcgcCATCTGTGGACCTGGAGGCAGATCCAGAGTGTCTGCCGCTGCTGTCCGTGGTGTCGGGGGAGAGCACCAGTTCCTTGGCCACCTATGTGAACGTGCTGCCGCCCTACTCTGCAGTCAGAGGACATGACTTTGACGAGGCCATCGGCAGGAAGTACTTTGAAGTGAAGCTTGACAGCTCTTCAGGTGAGTGCCCGGtgctaaagaaaaaaagacacattcaAGGCCTAAAGATTTTGTATCATACAAGAAAGTTTTGTACAGACACCtctatattaatatataataatatcttTAATATTTAGGTTTCAAAGGAAGATGTGGATTTGAATTTAACATGAATTGAACACAAGTTTATCATGTATCATGTATTACTTACATTTGCAAACTAAATGTAGAACTGACACCAGAAATAAATCattgtattatttatatttcatatttgatTCATAAATAATACAGACAAATTTATATCTTTCTGcttcattaataataataatcattcatCATTAATAATCATTTCATAAAACATTCAGGTGTTCAGAAATGTGTTAATATAAGTGTGTTTTGTAAAAATAATGtgtaatattattttatttaaaaccaCCCATTCTTCAGCAGAAGACCAGCAGCATCTGTCGGAGCTTTACTCAGTCCCCTCCCTGCACCTGCCCGTGATGCACCACAAGATCTACGCCCGGCCGCGGCCCATCTCTGGTGACCCCCAGTGGCTGCCCACGGACCTGCAGGAGACAGACTCCTCTGATGCCCGGCCCATCTGGCGGGATGAGTTCTGCCTGAGCACCTCCAGCGACAGCCTGTCACCCTGCAGccggccaccagggggcgacaGCGACCTGGACGAGGTGCTGGTGCCGGGCTGGTGCCTCCCGCGCCAACACCCGGTGTGTGACAGGGTCGTGAGCCGCGCCGCGCCCCTGAGGCACCCGTCCGGCGGGGGCGGCGGAGGCGGCGGGGGTGGCGGGGGCGGCGGCGGTGCTGTGCGGGCGATGGAGTTGTTCGGCGAGCGCCCGGCCGAGATGCCGTTCATCCAGGAGCGGGACAACCTGCACGCCGTCGAGGTGACGCAGCGCTTCTTCGAGACGGTGTCCACGCAGCTGGAGCGCTGGTACGAGAGGAAGATCCAGGAGGCCCAGAGGCTGGCCGAGCAGCGGGCCCAAATGGACCGATCCTCCCTCATGGAGCGCATCCACAGCCTGGAGGAGGAGCTTCAGGGcctcagaacaaacacacacacatagaaaacacacacacacacacacacacacacacacacacacacacacacaaacacacacacacacacatatattacagcACACACCTGGACTGGACTATACTGACTGGACATGAGAAAagaaatggagacacacacacagacacccacacattcacactcacacacactatctctcacagctaacatgagcacacacacactctgaatgtAATGTTCTGGCACACTGAACAATTATCCTTCAGGACTACATTAAAACAAAATTAATGGATATATAAAGCCATATATAAATATTGAACCaatgcgtgcgcgcacacacacacacacacacacacacacacacacacacacacacacacacacacacacacacacacacacacacgcacacacacagtctgacacaAGCAGACAAAAAGGCTCTGCTAGCCAGCACACTTAATAAAAAAGCATTACTACTACTACATATACCCTTAAACACAGCAACTCAGGGTGACGCAGAATGCACCAATAAAGCACGTCTTATCTCATGAGGCAGTTATTTATTTTACGGTTACACAGCCGTAGGTAATTATAGTGCAGGGAACTGTGAAGTTAGTGCACCTTGTTTTTTTGGCAGCCCCATCCTCCTCTAAGACATTTTAATATTTCATTTCAAGAATTCAAATGCTGCCAAACCGCAAACCAATTAGGCAAAGCCTTGTTGACATTAATACAGAGATGAACTGTGAACATGAAGTGAACAACAACCACtgatacgtacacacactcatttagcacagtagcatgcacacacacacacaatttttttaACACAGACAGTTTTTTGCACATTATTAGTAATATATTACATATTTGGAAGGACCTAgattaaaatactcaaaattcCATAAAATGCAGAAGCTGAGGTAGGATTACTCCAAGCTGGATTGGACAGAACCACCCACGTGTAATAAAAAACACGCTTGTGTGCTACTTAGCAACAGTTACAATATTAGATCTTCTGGCTGTTTGGTAAACAAAAAATCCttcagaaagaagaaaatatgcAGTGATTCTGCAGATCTTGTATGGATTACCAACTGGTAACCACATTACAGCTCTGATCTTCCtggtcactcacacatacaggacCAATAATACTATAAAAGAGTATTCCTCAATAGCAGATTGTGGACGACTCCACGACCCTGACATGTCTGTTTATACACAGAAGTGAAGCCACTGACTGTATGAGACATGAGGATTCGATTACCTGGCCACGACCCAGATGTGTGCaatgagagaaatgaaagaccAGTGTAGCCAATGGAGAGGTTAGGTCCAGTGGATGACATCTGCAAGCTTGCTTTGATAATGAATATTAGATTATTATTCTCAAAGGAGGTGTTTGAATGGTGATGTGTAGTTTGTTCTTGTCGGAGGAGGTGTTTGAATGGTCATGTGTATATTGTTCTTGTCAGGAGAGATGTTTGAATGGTGATGTGTAGATTGTTCTTGTCAGAGGAGGTGTTTGAATGGTGGTATGTTATACACAACAAACAACTGAGGAGAGGCTTGCTAACTGCTTCCTCTGTAACCTGTAAAGTGTATCTAATACTGGTACACAGTAAAACTTGTTTAAATcacagttgttgttttttttttgtcagaatgAGTCATTGCGCACCATAGCAGTGTAGGAAATTGTGGATGTTGGCGGCAAAATGCTGCATAATTCCCTCTGTAAATTAAACCCTGaattatgtttaaaaagcaAATGAATTAGCCTGAAGAGTGTTATCAAAACTTGGCATTGCACAGCTTAACAGAGTTTGAGTTCTTCTTCAACATTTTCACACATTAGACCAAATCGCACCTAAACAGTGGTAACTTCAGCTCTTCAACATGGTGAGAAAAACAGCAAATCCGgtgttactgtactgtgtttcacctGCAGTCTGAGTTAATTTCCTTGTCTCTCATGCTGCTGGTGTTGTACTGCC
Above is a window of Clupea harengus chromosome 14, Ch_v2.0.2, whole genome shotgun sequence DNA encoding:
- the ankrd6a gene encoding ankyrin repeat domain-containing protein 6 codes for the protein MERHTVHVSEQATVAVVKQSHQTALHRAAMVGNRDGVSALIKGGCALDLQDKDGNTALHEVSWHGFSQCVKLLVKAGADAHIKNKAGNTALHLASQNGHCQSAHLLLLGGSQPDSKNHVGDTCLHIASRYNQLAMIKTLLAALCSVAEKNETGDTALHVAAALNHKKTVNLLLEAGADSSIKNNAGQTAVDKARDLNHREMAVMLSKADQGHCFARARTVRKRRDQLKAARRAQSVPRDDVPAGKESMSVAEDTHSSDQALNKRIELVSKAMSSPRNRRKLRKLKDRADSHMRKEDHRRRARSASPLGEDDMTLPNGNAYQLYTLYRDKDGKVKQALATDCHCKPFIKKLENQLKATKMEIRSQIYNIHEEMNSKLGRMDRQSKQQIKVLQKIAQERVSAEGMECLYRINQRSTIERLNEERRQARKASELKNWCMSKIQDMEVRLPGDPQYFKLLPSPSVDLEADPECLPLLSVVSGESTSSLATYVNVLPPYSAVRGHDFDEAIGRKYFEVKLDSSSEDQQHLSELYSVPSLHLPVMHHKIYARPRPISGDPQWLPTDLQETDSSDARPIWRDEFCLSTSSDSLSPCSRPPGGDSDLDEVLVPGWCLPRQHPVCDRVVSRAAPLRHPSGGGGGGGGGGGGGGGAVRAMELFGERPAEMPFIQERDNLHAVEVTQRFFETVSTQLERWYERKIQEAQRLAEQRAQMDRSSLMERIHSLEEELQGLRTNTHT